A window of the Callospermophilus lateralis isolate mCalLat2 chromosome 7, mCalLat2.hap1, whole genome shotgun sequence genome harbors these coding sequences:
- the Fdps gene encoding farnesyl pyrophosphate synthase isoform X1: protein MPLSRWLRSMGVFLLPAPCWAPRERFLGYLRRPSLVHGCPVLGAWHSARCWCQVWTEEPRALCSSLRMNGDQKSDGYAQEKQDFIQHFSQIVKVLTEDEMGHPETGDAIARLKEVLEYNAIGGKYNRGLTVVVAFRELADPRKQDADSLQRALTVGWCVELLQAFFLVSDDIMDSSLTRRGQLCWYQKPGIGLDAINDAMLLEACIYRLLKFYCRDQPYYLNLIELFLQSSYQTEIGQTLDLITAPQGNVDLGRYTEKRYKSIVKYKTAFYSFYLPIAAAMYMAGIDGEKEHANAKKILMQMGEFFQIQDDYLDLFGDPSVTGKVGTDIQDNKCSWLVVQCLQRATPEQRQILQDNYGQKDTKKVAQVRALYEEMNLPAVFSKYEEDSYSHLMSLIEQYAAPLPPTIFLGLANKIYKRKK, encoded by the exons ATGCCCCTGTCCCGCTGGCTGAGATCTATGGGGGTCTTCCTGCTGCCAGCCCCCTGCTGGGCGCCCAGGGAGAGGTTTCTGGGTTACCTACGGCGGCCCTCCCTGGTGCACGGGTGCCCAGTCCTGGGGGCCTGGCACAGTGCCCGCTGCTGGTGCCAAGTGTGGACAGAGGAGCCTCG AGCACTTTGCTCCTCTCTCAGAATGAACGGAGACCAGAAATCAGATGGTTATGCTCAGGAAAAGCAGGATTTCATCCAGCACTTCTCCCAGATAGTCAAGGTGCTGACTGAAGATGAGATGGGGCACCCAGAGACAGGAGATGCTATTGCTCGACTCAAGGAG GTCCTGGAATATAATGCCATTGGAGGCAAGTACAACCGGGGTTTGACGGTGGTGGTAGCATTCCGGGAGCTGGCGGATCCAAGAAAACAGGATGCTGATAGTCTCCAGAGGGCCCTGACAGTGGGCTGGTGTGTGGAGCTG CTGCAAGCTTTCTTCCTGGTGTCAGATGACATCATGGATTCATCCCTTACCCGCCGGGGACAGCTCTGCTGGTATCAGAAG CCAGGCATAGGTTTGGATGCCATCAATGACGCTATGCTTCTGGAAGCATGTATCTACCGCCTGCTGAAGTTCTACTGCCGGGATCAGCCCTACTATTTGAACTTGATTGAGCTATTTCTGCAG AGTTCCTATCAGACGGAGATTGGGCAGACCCTGGACCTCATCACAGCCCCCCAGGGCAATGTGGATCTTGGCAGATACACTGAAAAGAG GTACAAATCCATTGTCAAGTACAAGACAGCTTTCTACTCCTTCTACCTGCCTATCGCTGCTGCCATGTACATG GCAGGCATTGATGGGGAGAAGGAACATGCTAATGCCAAGAAGATCCTGATGCAGATGGGAGAGTTCTTCCAGATTCAG GATGATTACCTTGACCTCTTTGGCGACCCCAGTGTGACGGGAAAAGTTGGCACTGACATCCAGGACAACAAGTGCAGCTGGCTGGTGGTTCAGTGTCTGCAACGGGCCACTCCAGAACAGCGCCAGATCTTGCAG GACAATTATGGGCAGAAGGACACCAAGAAGGTGGCCCAGGTGAGGGCACTGTACGAGGAGATGAATCTACCAGCTGTGTTCTCCAAGTATGAAGAAGACAGTTACAGCCACCTTATGAGTCTCATCGAGCAGTATGCTGCGCCCCTGCCCCCCACCATCTTCCTGGGGCTGGCCAACAAGATCTACAAGCGGAAAAAGTGA
- the Fdps gene encoding farnesyl pyrophosphate synthase isoform X2, with protein MNGDQKSDGYAQEKQDFIQHFSQIVKVLTEDEMGHPETGDAIARLKEVLEYNAIGGKYNRGLTVVVAFRELADPRKQDADSLQRALTVGWCVELLQAFFLVSDDIMDSSLTRRGQLCWYQKPGIGLDAINDAMLLEACIYRLLKFYCRDQPYYLNLIELFLQSSYQTEIGQTLDLITAPQGNVDLGRYTEKRYKSIVKYKTAFYSFYLPIAAAMYMAGIDGEKEHANAKKILMQMGEFFQIQDDYLDLFGDPSVTGKVGTDIQDNKCSWLVVQCLQRATPEQRQILQDNYGQKDTKKVAQVRALYEEMNLPAVFSKYEEDSYSHLMSLIEQYAAPLPPTIFLGLANKIYKRKK; from the exons ATGAACGGAGACCAGAAATCAGATGGTTATGCTCAGGAAAAGCAGGATTTCATCCAGCACTTCTCCCAGATAGTCAAGGTGCTGACTGAAGATGAGATGGGGCACCCAGAGACAGGAGATGCTATTGCTCGACTCAAGGAG GTCCTGGAATATAATGCCATTGGAGGCAAGTACAACCGGGGTTTGACGGTGGTGGTAGCATTCCGGGAGCTGGCGGATCCAAGAAAACAGGATGCTGATAGTCTCCAGAGGGCCCTGACAGTGGGCTGGTGTGTGGAGCTG CTGCAAGCTTTCTTCCTGGTGTCAGATGACATCATGGATTCATCCCTTACCCGCCGGGGACAGCTCTGCTGGTATCAGAAG CCAGGCATAGGTTTGGATGCCATCAATGACGCTATGCTTCTGGAAGCATGTATCTACCGCCTGCTGAAGTTCTACTGCCGGGATCAGCCCTACTATTTGAACTTGATTGAGCTATTTCTGCAG AGTTCCTATCAGACGGAGATTGGGCAGACCCTGGACCTCATCACAGCCCCCCAGGGCAATGTGGATCTTGGCAGATACACTGAAAAGAG GTACAAATCCATTGTCAAGTACAAGACAGCTTTCTACTCCTTCTACCTGCCTATCGCTGCTGCCATGTACATG GCAGGCATTGATGGGGAGAAGGAACATGCTAATGCCAAGAAGATCCTGATGCAGATGGGAGAGTTCTTCCAGATTCAG GATGATTACCTTGACCTCTTTGGCGACCCCAGTGTGACGGGAAAAGTTGGCACTGACATCCAGGACAACAAGTGCAGCTGGCTGGTGGTTCAGTGTCTGCAACGGGCCACTCCAGAACAGCGCCAGATCTTGCAG GACAATTATGGGCAGAAGGACACCAAGAAGGTGGCCCAGGTGAGGGCACTGTACGAGGAGATGAATCTACCAGCTGTGTTCTCCAAGTATGAAGAAGACAGTTACAGCCACCTTATGAGTCTCATCGAGCAGTATGCTGCGCCCCTGCCCCCCACCATCTTCCTGGGGCTGGCCAACAAGATCTACAAGCGGAAAAAGTGA